The Mus musculus strain C57BL/6J chromosome 2, GRCm38.p6 C57BL/6J genome has a window encoding:
- the Spo11 gene encoding meiotic recombination protein SPO11 isoform c (isoform c is encoded by transcript variant 3), giving the protein MAFAPMGPEASFFDALDRHRASLLAMVKRGAGETPAGATRVASRFDDSVGLRMIPQCTTRKIRSDSPKSVKKFALILKVLSMIYKLIQSDTYATKRSNAHSVLTLHLHRDIYYTDSQLFGNQAAVDSAIDDISCMLKVPRRSLHVLSTSKGLIAGNLRYMEEDGTRVQCTCSATATAVPTNIQGMQHLITDAKFLLIVEKDATFQRLLDDNFCSRMSPCIMVTGKGVPDLNTRLLVKKLWDTFHIPVFTLVDADPYGIEIMCIYKYGSMSMSFEAHNLTIPTIRWLGLLPSDIQRLNIPKDSLIPLTKHDQMKLDSILKRPYITYQPLWKKELEMMADSKMKAEIQALTLLSSDYLSRVYLPNKLRFGGWI; this is encoded by the exons ATGGCGTTCGCGCCTATGGGGCCCGAGGCCTCGTTCTTCGACGCCCTGGATCGGCACAGGGCTTCCCTGTTGGCCATGGTGAAGAGAGGCGCAGGGGAGACCCCTGCCGGGGCCACCCGCGTGGCCTCTAG GTTTGATGATTCTGTCGGCCTTCGGATGATACCTCAGTGTACCACAAGAAAAATCAGAAGCGATTCACCAAAATCAGTTAAGAAATTCG CTCTGATTCTGAAAGTATTGTCCATGATTTATAAATTAATACAGAGCGACACTTATGCAACCAAGAG GAGCAATGCTCATTCTGTGTTGACCTTGCATCTGCATAGAGACATATACTACACTGACAGCCAGCTCTTTGGGAACCAGGCTGCGGTGGACAGCGCCATCGATGACATTTCCTGTATGCTGAAAGTGCCCAGGAGGAGTCTGCACGTG CTATCTACTTCCAAGGGATTGATTGCTGGCAACTTGAGATACATGGAGGAAGATGGTACCAGAGTCCAGTGTACCTGTAGTGCCACG GCTACTGCTGTGCCGACTAACATTCAAGGAATGCAGC ATCTGATCACAGATGCGAAGTTTCTGTTAATAGTCGAGAAGGATGCAACATTTCAGCGGCTCCTGGACGACAACTTCTGCAGCAGGATGTCCCCGTGCATCATGGTTACG GGAAAGGGCGTTCCAGATCTGAACACGAGGCTCTTGGTAAAGAAGCTGTGGGACACCTTTCATATTCCTGTTTTCACACTGGTCGATGCAGATCCCTACG GCATCGAGATAATGTGCATCTATAAGTACGGATCCATG TCCATGTCTTTTGAAGCTCACAATCTCACTATCCCAACAATCAGATGGCTTGGTCTCCTCCCTTCTGATATCCAGAG GTTAAATATACCTAAGGATAGTTTGATCCCACTGACAAAGCATGACCAGATGAAGCTGGACAGCATCCTGAAGAGGCCTTACATTACCTACCAGCCCCTCTGGAAAAAAGAG CTGGAGATGATGGCAGACTCTAAGATGAAGGCAGAGATCCAAGCCTTGACCTTGCTGTCGTCAGACTACCTGTCCAGAGTGTACTTACCCAACAAGCTGAGGTTTGGaggatggatctaa
- the Spo11 gene encoding meiotic recombination protein SPO11 isoform b (isoform b is encoded by transcript variant 2), translating to MAFAPMGPEASFFDALDRHRASLLAMVKRGAGETPAGATRVASRFDDSVGLRMIPQCTTRKIRSDSPKSVKKFALILKVLSMIYKLIQSDTYATKRDIYYTDSQLFGNQAAVDSAIDDISCMLKVPRRSLHVLSTSKGLIAGNLRYMEEDGTRVQCTCSATATAVPTNIQGMQHLITDAKFLLIVEKDATFQRLLDDNFCSRMSPCIMVTGKGVPDLNTRLLVKKLWDTFHIPVFTLVDADPYGIEIMCIYKYGSMSMSFEAHNLTIPTIRWLGLLPSDIQRLNIPKDSLIPLTKHDQMKLDSILKRPYITYQPLWKKELEMMADSKMKAEIQALTLLSSDYLSRVYLPNKLRFGGWI from the exons ATGGCGTTCGCGCCTATGGGGCCCGAGGCCTCGTTCTTCGACGCCCTGGATCGGCACAGGGCTTCCCTGTTGGCCATGGTGAAGAGAGGCGCAGGGGAGACCCCTGCCGGGGCCACCCGCGTGGCCTCTAG GTTTGATGATTCTGTCGGCCTTCGGATGATACCTCAGTGTACCACAAGAAAAATCAGAAGCGATTCACCAAAATCAGTTAAGAAATTCG CTCTGATTCTGAAAGTATTGTCCATGATTTATAAATTAATACAGAGCGACACTTATGCAACCAAGAG AGACATATACTACACTGACAGCCAGCTCTTTGGGAACCAGGCTGCGGTGGACAGCGCCATCGATGACATTTCCTGTATGCTGAAAGTGCCCAGGAGGAGTCTGCACGTG CTATCTACTTCCAAGGGATTGATTGCTGGCAACTTGAGATACATGGAGGAAGATGGTACCAGAGTCCAGTGTACCTGTAGTGCCACG GCTACTGCTGTGCCGACTAACATTCAAGGAATGCAGC ATCTGATCACAGATGCGAAGTTTCTGTTAATAGTCGAGAAGGATGCAACATTTCAGCGGCTCCTGGACGACAACTTCTGCAGCAGGATGTCCCCGTGCATCATGGTTACG GGAAAGGGCGTTCCAGATCTGAACACGAGGCTCTTGGTAAAGAAGCTGTGGGACACCTTTCATATTCCTGTTTTCACACTGGTCGATGCAGATCCCTACG GCATCGAGATAATGTGCATCTATAAGTACGGATCCATG TCCATGTCTTTTGAAGCTCACAATCTCACTATCCCAACAATCAGATGGCTTGGTCTCCTCCCTTCTGATATCCAGAG GTTAAATATACCTAAGGATAGTTTGATCCCACTGACAAAGCATGACCAGATGAAGCTGGACAGCATCCTGAAGAGGCCTTACATTACCTACCAGCCCCTCTGGAAAAAAGAG CTGGAGATGATGGCAGACTCTAAGATGAAGGCAGAGATCCAAGCCTTGACCTTGCTGTCGTCAGACTACCTGTCCAGAGTGTACTTACCCAACAAGCTGAGGTTTGGaggatggatctaa
- the Spo11 gene encoding meiotic recombination protein SPO11 isoform d (isoform d is encoded by transcript variant 4), with translation MAFAPMGPEASFFDALDRHRASLLAMVKRGAGETPAGATRVASRFDDSVGLRMIPQCTTRKIRSDSPKSVKKFALILKVLSMIYKLIQSDTYATKRDIYYTDSQLFGNQAAVDSAIDDISCMLKVPRRSLHVLSTSKGLIAGNLRYMEEDGTRVQCTCSATATAVPTNIQGMQHAKFLLIVEKDATFQRLLDDNFCSRMSPCIMVTGKGVPDLNTRLLVKKLWDTFHIPVFTLVDADPYGIEIMCIYKYGSMSMSFEAHNLTIPTIRWLGLLPSDIQRLNIPKDSLIPLTKHDQMKLDSILKRPYITYQPLWKKELEMMADSKMKAEIQALTLLSSDYLSRVYLPNKLRFGGWI, from the exons ATGGCGTTCGCGCCTATGGGGCCCGAGGCCTCGTTCTTCGACGCCCTGGATCGGCACAGGGCTTCCCTGTTGGCCATGGTGAAGAGAGGCGCAGGGGAGACCCCTGCCGGGGCCACCCGCGTGGCCTCTAG GTTTGATGATTCTGTCGGCCTTCGGATGATACCTCAGTGTACCACAAGAAAAATCAGAAGCGATTCACCAAAATCAGTTAAGAAATTCG CTCTGATTCTGAAAGTATTGTCCATGATTTATAAATTAATACAGAGCGACACTTATGCAACCAAGAG AGACATATACTACACTGACAGCCAGCTCTTTGGGAACCAGGCTGCGGTGGACAGCGCCATCGATGACATTTCCTGTATGCTGAAAGTGCCCAGGAGGAGTCTGCACGTG CTATCTACTTCCAAGGGATTGATTGCTGGCAACTTGAGATACATGGAGGAAGATGGTACCAGAGTCCAGTGTACCTGTAGTGCCACG GCTACTGCTGTGCCGACTAACATTCAAGGAATGCAGC ATGCGAAGTTTCTGTTAATAGTCGAGAAGGATGCAACATTTCAGCGGCTCCTGGACGACAACTTCTGCAGCAGGATGTCCCCGTGCATCATGGTTACG GGAAAGGGCGTTCCAGATCTGAACACGAGGCTCTTGGTAAAGAAGCTGTGGGACACCTTTCATATTCCTGTTTTCACACTGGTCGATGCAGATCCCTACG GCATCGAGATAATGTGCATCTATAAGTACGGATCCATG TCCATGTCTTTTGAAGCTCACAATCTCACTATCCCAACAATCAGATGGCTTGGTCTCCTCCCTTCTGATATCCAGAG GTTAAATATACCTAAGGATAGTTTGATCCCACTGACAAAGCATGACCAGATGAAGCTGGACAGCATCCTGAAGAGGCCTTACATTACCTACCAGCCCCTCTGGAAAAAAGAG CTGGAGATGATGGCAGACTCTAAGATGAAGGCAGAGATCCAAGCCTTGACCTTGCTGTCGTCAGACTACCTGTCCAGAGTGTACTTACCCAACAAGCTGAGGTTTGGaggatggatctaa
- the Spo11 gene encoding meiotic recombination protein SPO11 isoform X2: MAFAPMGPEASFFDALDRHRASLLAMVKRGAGETPAGATRVASSSEVLTAIENIIQDIIKSLARNEVPAFTIDNRSSWENIMFDDSVGLRMIPQCTTRKIRSDSPKSVKKFALILKVLSMIYKLIQSDTYATKRDIYYTDSQLFGNQAAVDSAIDDISCMLKVPRRSLHVLSTSKGLIAGNLRYMEEDGTRVQCTCSATATAVPTNIQGMQHAKFLLIVEKDATFQRLLDDNFCSRMSPCIMVTGKGVPDLNTRLLVKKLWDTFHIPVFTLVDADPYGIEIMCIYKYGSMVSTEKRVCSPVSTHTVHSLGGLLTGLVRQGFPECPREMVISSRASLCLSGVSPALSISSNLTDEMRCVQESMSFEAHNLTIPTIRWLGLLPSDIQRLNIPKDSLIPLTKHDQMKLDSILKRPYITYQPLWKKELEMMADSKMKAEIQALTLLSSDYLSRVYLPNKLRFGGWI; the protein is encoded by the exons ATGGCGTTCGCGCCTATGGGGCCCGAGGCCTCGTTCTTCGACGCCCTGGATCGGCACAGGGCTTCCCTGTTGGCCATGGTGAAGAGAGGCGCAGGGGAGACCCCTGCCGGGGCCACCCGCGTGGCCTCTAG TTCTGAGGTTCTTACAGctatagaaaatattatccaAGACATAATCAAAAGCTTGGCAAGAAATGAAGTGCCTGCCTTCACAATAGACAACAGATCGAGCTGGGAAAACATAAT GTTTGATGATTCTGTCGGCCTTCGGATGATACCTCAGTGTACCACAAGAAAAATCAGAAGCGATTCACCAAAATCAGTTAAGAAATTCG CTCTGATTCTGAAAGTATTGTCCATGATTTATAAATTAATACAGAGCGACACTTATGCAACCAAGAG AGACATATACTACACTGACAGCCAGCTCTTTGGGAACCAGGCTGCGGTGGACAGCGCCATCGATGACATTTCCTGTATGCTGAAAGTGCCCAGGAGGAGTCTGCACGTG CTATCTACTTCCAAGGGATTGATTGCTGGCAACTTGAGATACATGGAGGAAGATGGTACCAGAGTCCAGTGTACCTGTAGTGCCACG GCTACTGCTGTGCCGACTAACATTCAAGGAATGCAGC ATGCGAAGTTTCTGTTAATAGTCGAGAAGGATGCAACATTTCAGCGGCTCCTGGACGACAACTTCTGCAGCAGGATGTCCCCGTGCATCATGGTTACG GGAAAGGGCGTTCCAGATCTGAACACGAGGCTCTTGGTAAAGAAGCTGTGGGACACCTTTCATATTCCTGTTTTCACACTGGTCGATGCAGATCCCTACG GCATCGAGATAATGTGCATCTATAAGTACGGATCCATGGTGAGTACAGAAAAGCGCGTCTGCTCTCCTGTCTCCACACACACTGTGCATTCACTGGGTGGCTTACTTACAGGCCTGGTAAGGCAGGGCTTTCCAGAATGTCCTAGGGAGATGGTGATCTCTTCGAGAGCCAGTCTGTGCCTCAGTGGTGTGAGCCCCGCTCTCAGCATCAGCAGCAACCTCACAGATGAGATGAGGTGTGTGCAAGAG TCCATGTCTTTTGAAGCTCACAATCTCACTATCCCAACAATCAGATGGCTTGGTCTCCTCCCTTCTGATATCCAGAG GTTAAATATACCTAAGGATAGTTTGATCCCACTGACAAAGCATGACCAGATGAAGCTGGACAGCATCCTGAAGAGGCCTTACATTACCTACCAGCCCCTCTGGAAAAAAGAG CTGGAGATGATGGCAGACTCTAAGATGAAGGCAGAGATCCAAGCCTTGACCTTGCTGTCGTCAGACTACCTGTCCAGAGTGTACTTACCCAACAAGCTGAGGTTTGGaggatggatctaa
- the Spo11 gene encoding meiotic recombination protein SPO11 isoform X1, with protein sequence MAFAPMGPEASFFDALDRHRASLLAMVKRGAGETPAGATRVASSSEVLTAIENIIQDIIKSLARNEVPAFTIDNRSSWENIMFDDSVGLRMIPQCTTRKIRSDSPKSVKKFALILKVLSMIYKLIQSDTYATKRDIYYTDSQLFGNQAAVDSAIDDISCMLKVPRRSLHVLSTSKGLIAGNLRYMEEDGTRVQCTCSATATAVPTNIQGMQHLITDAKFLLIVEKDATFQRLLDDNFCSRMSPCIMVTGKGVPDLNTRLLVKKLWDTFHIPVFTLVDADPYGIEIMCIYKYGSMVSTEKRVCSPVSTHTVHSLGGLLTGLVRQGFPECPREMVISSRASLCLSGVSPALSISSNLTDEMRCVQESMSFEAHNLTIPTIRWLGLLPSDIQRLNIPKDSLIPLTKHDQMKLDSILKRPYITYQPLWKKELEMMADSKMKAEIQALTLLSSDYLSRVYLPNKLRFGGWI encoded by the exons ATGGCGTTCGCGCCTATGGGGCCCGAGGCCTCGTTCTTCGACGCCCTGGATCGGCACAGGGCTTCCCTGTTGGCCATGGTGAAGAGAGGCGCAGGGGAGACCCCTGCCGGGGCCACCCGCGTGGCCTCTAG TTCTGAGGTTCTTACAGctatagaaaatattatccaAGACATAATCAAAAGCTTGGCAAGAAATGAAGTGCCTGCCTTCACAATAGACAACAGATCGAGCTGGGAAAACATAAT GTTTGATGATTCTGTCGGCCTTCGGATGATACCTCAGTGTACCACAAGAAAAATCAGAAGCGATTCACCAAAATCAGTTAAGAAATTCG CTCTGATTCTGAAAGTATTGTCCATGATTTATAAATTAATACAGAGCGACACTTATGCAACCAAGAG AGACATATACTACACTGACAGCCAGCTCTTTGGGAACCAGGCTGCGGTGGACAGCGCCATCGATGACATTTCCTGTATGCTGAAAGTGCCCAGGAGGAGTCTGCACGTG CTATCTACTTCCAAGGGATTGATTGCTGGCAACTTGAGATACATGGAGGAAGATGGTACCAGAGTCCAGTGTACCTGTAGTGCCACG GCTACTGCTGTGCCGACTAACATTCAAGGAATGCAGC ATCTGATCACAGATGCGAAGTTTCTGTTAATAGTCGAGAAGGATGCAACATTTCAGCGGCTCCTGGACGACAACTTCTGCAGCAGGATGTCCCCGTGCATCATGGTTACG GGAAAGGGCGTTCCAGATCTGAACACGAGGCTCTTGGTAAAGAAGCTGTGGGACACCTTTCATATTCCTGTTTTCACACTGGTCGATGCAGATCCCTACG GCATCGAGATAATGTGCATCTATAAGTACGGATCCATGGTGAGTACAGAAAAGCGCGTCTGCTCTCCTGTCTCCACACACACTGTGCATTCACTGGGTGGCTTACTTACAGGCCTGGTAAGGCAGGGCTTTCCAGAATGTCCTAGGGAGATGGTGATCTCTTCGAGAGCCAGTCTGTGCCTCAGTGGTGTGAGCCCCGCTCTCAGCATCAGCAGCAACCTCACAGATGAGATGAGGTGTGTGCAAGAG TCCATGTCTTTTGAAGCTCACAATCTCACTATCCCAACAATCAGATGGCTTGGTCTCCTCCCTTCTGATATCCAGAG GTTAAATATACCTAAGGATAGTTTGATCCCACTGACAAAGCATGACCAGATGAAGCTGGACAGCATCCTGAAGAGGCCTTACATTACCTACCAGCCCCTCTGGAAAAAAGAG CTGGAGATGATGGCAGACTCTAAGATGAAGGCAGAGATCCAAGCCTTGACCTTGCTGTCGTCAGACTACCTGTCCAGAGTGTACTTACCCAACAAGCTGAGGTTTGGaggatggatctaa
- the Spo11 gene encoding meiotic recombination protein SPO11 isoform X3 → MAFAPMGPEASFFDALDRHRASLLAMVKRGAGETPAGATRVASRFDDSVGLRMIPQCTTRKIRSDSPKSVKKFALILKVLSMIYKLIQSDTYATKRDIYYTDSQLFGNQAAVDSAIDDISCMLKVPRRSLHVLSTSKGLIAGNLRYMEEDGTRVQCTCSATATAVPTNIQGMQHLITDAKFLLIVEKDATFQRLLDDNFCSRMSPCIMVTGKGVPDLNTRLLVKKLWDTFHIPVFTLVDADPYGIEIMCIYKYGSMVSTEKRVCSPVSTHTVHSLGGLLTGLVRQGFPECPREMVISSRASLCLSGVSPALSISSNLTDEMRCVQESMSFEAHNLTIPTIRWLGLLPSDIQRLNIPKDSLIPLTKHDQMKLDSILKRPYITYQPLWKKELEMMADSKMKAEIQALTLLSSDYLSRVYLPNKLRFGGWI, encoded by the exons ATGGCGTTCGCGCCTATGGGGCCCGAGGCCTCGTTCTTCGACGCCCTGGATCGGCACAGGGCTTCCCTGTTGGCCATGGTGAAGAGAGGCGCAGGGGAGACCCCTGCCGGGGCCACCCGCGTGGCCTCTAG GTTTGATGATTCTGTCGGCCTTCGGATGATACCTCAGTGTACCACAAGAAAAATCAGAAGCGATTCACCAAAATCAGTTAAGAAATTCG CTCTGATTCTGAAAGTATTGTCCATGATTTATAAATTAATACAGAGCGACACTTATGCAACCAAGAG AGACATATACTACACTGACAGCCAGCTCTTTGGGAACCAGGCTGCGGTGGACAGCGCCATCGATGACATTTCCTGTATGCTGAAAGTGCCCAGGAGGAGTCTGCACGTG CTATCTACTTCCAAGGGATTGATTGCTGGCAACTTGAGATACATGGAGGAAGATGGTACCAGAGTCCAGTGTACCTGTAGTGCCACG GCTACTGCTGTGCCGACTAACATTCAAGGAATGCAGC ATCTGATCACAGATGCGAAGTTTCTGTTAATAGTCGAGAAGGATGCAACATTTCAGCGGCTCCTGGACGACAACTTCTGCAGCAGGATGTCCCCGTGCATCATGGTTACG GGAAAGGGCGTTCCAGATCTGAACACGAGGCTCTTGGTAAAGAAGCTGTGGGACACCTTTCATATTCCTGTTTTCACACTGGTCGATGCAGATCCCTACG GCATCGAGATAATGTGCATCTATAAGTACGGATCCATGGTGAGTACAGAAAAGCGCGTCTGCTCTCCTGTCTCCACACACACTGTGCATTCACTGGGTGGCTTACTTACAGGCCTGGTAAGGCAGGGCTTTCCAGAATGTCCTAGGGAGATGGTGATCTCTTCGAGAGCCAGTCTGTGCCTCAGTGGTGTGAGCCCCGCTCTCAGCATCAGCAGCAACCTCACAGATGAGATGAGGTGTGTGCAAGAG TCCATGTCTTTTGAAGCTCACAATCTCACTATCCCAACAATCAGATGGCTTGGTCTCCTCCCTTCTGATATCCAGAG GTTAAATATACCTAAGGATAGTTTGATCCCACTGACAAAGCATGACCAGATGAAGCTGGACAGCATCCTGAAGAGGCCTTACATTACCTACCAGCCCCTCTGGAAAAAAGAG CTGGAGATGATGGCAGACTCTAAGATGAAGGCAGAGATCCAAGCCTTGACCTTGCTGTCGTCAGACTACCTGTCCAGAGTGTACTTACCCAACAAGCTGAGGTTTGGaggatggatctaa
- the Spo11 gene encoding meiotic recombination protein SPO11 isoform a (isoform a is encoded by transcript variant 1), producing MAFAPMGPEASFFDALDRHRASLLAMVKRGAGETPAGATRVASSSEVLTAIENIIQDIIKSLARNEVPAFTIDNRSSWENIMFDDSVGLRMIPQCTTRKIRSDSPKSVKKFALILKVLSMIYKLIQSDTYATKRDIYYTDSQLFGNQAAVDSAIDDISCMLKVPRRSLHVLSTSKGLIAGNLRYMEEDGTRVQCTCSATATAVPTNIQGMQHLITDAKFLLIVEKDATFQRLLDDNFCSRMSPCIMVTGKGVPDLNTRLLVKKLWDTFHIPVFTLVDADPYGIEIMCIYKYGSMSMSFEAHNLTIPTIRWLGLLPSDIQRLNIPKDSLIPLTKHDQMKLDSILKRPYITYQPLWKKELEMMADSKMKAEIQALTLLSSDYLSRVYLPNKLRFGGWI from the exons ATGGCGTTCGCGCCTATGGGGCCCGAGGCCTCGTTCTTCGACGCCCTGGATCGGCACAGGGCTTCCCTGTTGGCCATGGTGAAGAGAGGCGCAGGGGAGACCCCTGCCGGGGCCACCCGCGTGGCCTCTAG TTCTGAGGTTCTTACAGctatagaaaatattatccaAGACATAATCAAAAGCTTGGCAAGAAATGAAGTGCCTGCCTTCACAATAGACAACAGATCGAGCTGGGAAAACATAAT GTTTGATGATTCTGTCGGCCTTCGGATGATACCTCAGTGTACCACAAGAAAAATCAGAAGCGATTCACCAAAATCAGTTAAGAAATTCG CTCTGATTCTGAAAGTATTGTCCATGATTTATAAATTAATACAGAGCGACACTTATGCAACCAAGAG AGACATATACTACACTGACAGCCAGCTCTTTGGGAACCAGGCTGCGGTGGACAGCGCCATCGATGACATTTCCTGTATGCTGAAAGTGCCCAGGAGGAGTCTGCACGTG CTATCTACTTCCAAGGGATTGATTGCTGGCAACTTGAGATACATGGAGGAAGATGGTACCAGAGTCCAGTGTACCTGTAGTGCCACG GCTACTGCTGTGCCGACTAACATTCAAGGAATGCAGC ATCTGATCACAGATGCGAAGTTTCTGTTAATAGTCGAGAAGGATGCAACATTTCAGCGGCTCCTGGACGACAACTTCTGCAGCAGGATGTCCCCGTGCATCATGGTTACG GGAAAGGGCGTTCCAGATCTGAACACGAGGCTCTTGGTAAAGAAGCTGTGGGACACCTTTCATATTCCTGTTTTCACACTGGTCGATGCAGATCCCTACG GCATCGAGATAATGTGCATCTATAAGTACGGATCCATG TCCATGTCTTTTGAAGCTCACAATCTCACTATCCCAACAATCAGATGGCTTGGTCTCCTCCCTTCTGATATCCAGAG GTTAAATATACCTAAGGATAGTTTGATCCCACTGACAAAGCATGACCAGATGAAGCTGGACAGCATCCTGAAGAGGCCTTACATTACCTACCAGCCCCTCTGGAAAAAAGAG CTGGAGATGATGGCAGACTCTAAGATGAAGGCAGAGATCCAAGCCTTGACCTTGCTGTCGTCAGACTACCTGTCCAGAGTGTACTTACCCAACAAGCTGAGGTTTGGaggatggatctaa
- the Spo11 gene encoding meiotic recombination protein SPO11 isoform X4 translates to MIPQCTTRKIRSDSPKSVKKFALILKVLSMIYKLIQSDTYATKRDIYYTDSQLFGNQAAVDSAIDDISCMLKVPRRSLHVLSTSKGLIAGNLRYMEEDGTRVQCTCSATATAVPTNIQGMQHLITDAKFLLIVEKDATFQRLLDDNFCSRMSPCIMVTGKGVPDLNTRLLVKKLWDTFHIPVFTLVDADPYGIEIMCIYKYGSMVSTEKRVCSPVSTHTVHSLGGLLTGLVRQGFPECPREMVISSRASLCLSGVSPALSISSNLTDEMRCVQESMSFEAHNLTIPTIRWLGLLPSDIQRLNIPKDSLIPLTKHDQMKLDSILKRPYITYQPLWKKELEMMADSKMKAEIQALTLLSSDYLSRVYLPNKLRFGGWI, encoded by the exons ATGATACCTCAGTGTACCACAAGAAAAATCAGAAGCGATTCACCAAAATCAGTTAAGAAATTCG CTCTGATTCTGAAAGTATTGTCCATGATTTATAAATTAATACAGAGCGACACTTATGCAACCAAGAG AGACATATACTACACTGACAGCCAGCTCTTTGGGAACCAGGCTGCGGTGGACAGCGCCATCGATGACATTTCCTGTATGCTGAAAGTGCCCAGGAGGAGTCTGCACGTG CTATCTACTTCCAAGGGATTGATTGCTGGCAACTTGAGATACATGGAGGAAGATGGTACCAGAGTCCAGTGTACCTGTAGTGCCACG GCTACTGCTGTGCCGACTAACATTCAAGGAATGCAGC ATCTGATCACAGATGCGAAGTTTCTGTTAATAGTCGAGAAGGATGCAACATTTCAGCGGCTCCTGGACGACAACTTCTGCAGCAGGATGTCCCCGTGCATCATGGTTACG GGAAAGGGCGTTCCAGATCTGAACACGAGGCTCTTGGTAAAGAAGCTGTGGGACACCTTTCATATTCCTGTTTTCACACTGGTCGATGCAGATCCCTACG GCATCGAGATAATGTGCATCTATAAGTACGGATCCATGGTGAGTACAGAAAAGCGCGTCTGCTCTCCTGTCTCCACACACACTGTGCATTCACTGGGTGGCTTACTTACAGGCCTGGTAAGGCAGGGCTTTCCAGAATGTCCTAGGGAGATGGTGATCTCTTCGAGAGCCAGTCTGTGCCTCAGTGGTGTGAGCCCCGCTCTCAGCATCAGCAGCAACCTCACAGATGAGATGAGGTGTGTGCAAGAG TCCATGTCTTTTGAAGCTCACAATCTCACTATCCCAACAATCAGATGGCTTGGTCTCCTCCCTTCTGATATCCAGAG GTTAAATATACCTAAGGATAGTTTGATCCCACTGACAAAGCATGACCAGATGAAGCTGGACAGCATCCTGAAGAGGCCTTACATTACCTACCAGCCCCTCTGGAAAAAAGAG CTGGAGATGATGGCAGACTCTAAGATGAAGGCAGAGATCCAAGCCTTGACCTTGCTGTCGTCAGACTACCTGTCCAGAGTGTACTTACCCAACAAGCTGAGGTTTGGaggatggatctaa